From a region of the Microbacterium sp. nov. GSS16 genome:
- a CDS encoding SDR family oxidoreductase, with translation MSDNTPDPRHQHHDEKFPPQQQTQPGLTEETGPKPDHGESSYQGHDRLAGRRALITGGDSGIGRAVAIAFAREGADVAIVHLPEEQKDADDTVALITEAGRQGVSIAGDLRDESFAEEAVARARETLGGLDIVVLNAAYQHDIDDFGSLKTDEMRRVFDTNILGTLFTARAAYPHLEDGASIIVTSSIQAYDPSPGLIDYAMTKAAQVAFVKALAAEAGERGIRVNAVAPGPIWTPLIPATGWDDTKVEQFGSDTPLGRAGQPAELAGAYVYLAAAESSYTSGTVLAVTGGKAL, from the coding sequence ATGAGCGACAACACCCCAGATCCTCGCCACCAGCACCACGATGAGAAGTTCCCCCCTCAGCAGCAGACCCAGCCGGGCCTGACGGAGGAGACCGGGCCCAAGCCCGATCACGGCGAGTCGTCGTACCAGGGTCACGATCGGCTCGCCGGGCGTCGCGCGCTCATCACCGGGGGCGACTCCGGCATCGGCAGGGCGGTCGCCATCGCGTTCGCCCGCGAGGGTGCGGACGTCGCGATCGTGCATCTGCCGGAGGAGCAGAAGGATGCCGATGACACGGTCGCGCTGATCACCGAGGCCGGACGCCAGGGTGTGAGCATCGCCGGTGACCTGCGCGACGAGTCGTTCGCCGAGGAGGCCGTCGCCCGCGCTCGCGAGACACTGGGCGGACTCGACATCGTGGTGCTCAACGCGGCGTACCAGCACGACATCGACGACTTCGGATCGCTGAAGACCGATGAGATGCGTCGCGTGTTCGACACGAACATCCTCGGCACGCTGTTCACCGCGCGGGCGGCGTATCCGCACCTCGAGGACGGTGCGAGCATCATCGTGACCTCCTCGATCCAGGCGTACGACCCGTCGCCTGGACTCATCGACTACGCCATGACGAAGGCCGCGCAGGTGGCTTTCGTGAAGGCGCTCGCAGCAGAGGCGGGGGAGCGCGGGATCCGCGTGAACGCCGTCGCACCGGGGCCCATCTGGACCCCGCTCATTCCGGCCACCGGCTGGGACGACACGAAGGTCGAGCAGTTCGGCAGCGACACCCCGCTGGGCAGGGCCGGCCAGCCGGCCGAGCTCGCCGGTGCGTACGTGTACCTCGCCGCAGCCGAGTCTTCGTACACCTCGGGCACGGTGCTCGCGGTGACAGGAGGTAAGGCGCTGTGA
- a CDS encoding NAD(P)H-dependent flavin oxidoreductase: MSDLRELLGIRHPVVLAPFGGLSSVALTAAVSDAGGLGSYGLYGYDGARITETAAALRAATSAPFALNIWLPTGDEVVPGAEHDGYAAALSDFFDEVGIAPPARPERYLPSLDEQLDAIWQACPAALSVVFGAPSSVLIDEAHSRGIRVIGTATTVAEARALEAAGVDAIVATGAEAAGHRVSFLKSAEESLVGLVPLVPQVADAVRVPVIAAGGIADRRGVAAAFALGASGVQVGTAFLATAESAANDAHRAAIRSTAADESVLTRAMSGRLSRGAPNRAVREIEASGAVAPFPAQNWLTGRFRAIAGQRGMGELQSLWLGQSAPLSRGRTAAAVFDELVAGLPG; the protein is encoded by the coding sequence ATGAGCGATCTGCGTGAACTCCTGGGCATCCGGCATCCCGTCGTCCTCGCGCCGTTCGGGGGACTGTCATCGGTGGCGCTGACCGCCGCGGTGAGCGACGCGGGCGGTCTCGGCTCATACGGTCTCTACGGGTACGACGGCGCCCGCATCACCGAGACCGCCGCAGCGCTGCGCGCCGCCACCTCGGCGCCGTTCGCGCTGAACATCTGGCTTCCGACGGGCGACGAGGTCGTGCCCGGCGCCGAGCACGACGGATATGCCGCCGCCCTGAGCGACTTCTTCGATGAGGTCGGCATCGCGCCGCCCGCGCGCCCCGAGCGATACCTCCCCAGCCTCGACGAGCAGCTCGACGCGATCTGGCAGGCGTGCCCGGCCGCGCTGAGCGTCGTCTTCGGCGCACCGTCGAGCGTGCTCATCGACGAGGCGCACAGCCGCGGCATCCGCGTCATCGGCACCGCCACGACGGTCGCCGAAGCCCGCGCCCTCGAGGCCGCAGGCGTCGACGCGATCGTCGCCACCGGCGCCGAGGCGGCCGGACACCGGGTGTCGTTCCTGAAGTCCGCGGAGGAGTCACTGGTCGGACTGGTCCCACTTGTACCGCAGGTGGCGGATGCCGTGCGCGTGCCCGTCATCGCCGCCGGCGGCATCGCCGACCGTCGCGGCGTCGCGGCGGCATTCGCGCTCGGAGCGTCGGGCGTGCAGGTCGGCACCGCCTTCCTCGCCACCGCCGAGTCCGCGGCGAACGACGCGCACCGCGCGGCGATCCGCTCGACCGCTGCTGACGAGAGCGTGCTCACCCGCGCGATGAGCGGACGGCTGTCGCGCGGGGCCCCCAATCGCGCGGTGCGCGAGATCGAGGCATCCGGAGCCGTCGCTCCCTTCCCGGCCCAGAACTGGCTGACCGGACGCTTCCGGGCGATCGCCGGTCAGCGCGGGATGGGCGAGCTGCAGTCGCTGTGGCTCGGGCAGTCGGCGCCCCTGTCGCGCGGACGCACGGCGGCCGCGGTCTTCGACGAGCTGGTCGCCGGCCTGCCCGGCTGA
- the purU gene encoding formyltetrahydrofolate deformylase, producing MPHTDTARLLIACDDQPGIVAAVAGVLAAHGANIISLDQHSTDEEGGRFFQRTVIHLDGLSAKRPELEASIAEVADRFGMEWSLHDTAKRKRVAIFVSKYDHCLMELLWRTQRGELDIDVTMVISNHPDLAESVRSFGVPFMHIPSGDKAAMEARQLELLQGNVDLVVLARYMQILTDGFIERLGAPVINIHHSFLPAFIGANPYARAKERGVKLIGATAHYATADLDEGPIIEQDVTRVTHAESAAELQRRGADVERFVLARAVKWHAEDRVIVHGRSTVIL from the coding sequence ATGCCGCACACCGACACCGCACGCCTTCTCATCGCCTGCGACGACCAGCCCGGGATCGTCGCGGCCGTCGCGGGAGTGCTGGCCGCGCACGGGGCGAACATCATCTCGCTCGACCAGCACTCGACCGACGAGGAAGGCGGACGGTTCTTCCAGCGCACCGTCATCCACCTCGACGGGCTCTCTGCCAAGCGCCCGGAGCTCGAGGCGTCGATCGCCGAGGTCGCCGACCGGTTCGGGATGGAGTGGTCGCTGCACGACACCGCCAAGCGCAAGCGCGTGGCGATCTTCGTGTCGAAGTACGACCACTGCCTGATGGAGCTGCTCTGGCGCACACAGCGCGGCGAGCTCGACATCGATGTGACCATGGTGATCTCCAACCATCCCGACCTCGCCGAATCGGTGCGCTCCTTCGGGGTGCCGTTCATGCACATCCCGTCCGGGGACAAGGCCGCGATGGAGGCCCGCCAGCTCGAGCTGCTGCAGGGCAACGTCGACCTGGTCGTGCTCGCCCGCTACATGCAGATCCTCACCGACGGATTCATCGAGCGGCTCGGAGCGCCGGTGATCAACATCCACCACTCGTTCCTTCCCGCGTTCATCGGCGCGAATCCCTACGCCCGCGCCAAGGAGCGCGGCGTGAAGCTGATCGGCGCGACCGCCCACTACGCGACCGCCGATCTCGACGAGGGCCCGATCATCGAGCAGGACGTCACCCGCGTCACGCACGCGGAGTCTGCGGCGGAGCTGCAGCGGCGCGGAGCCGATGTGGAGCGGTTCGTGCTCGCCCGCGCCGTGAAGTGGCATGCCGAGGACCGCGTGATCGTGCACGGGCGCTCGACCGTCATCCTCTGA
- a CDS encoding glutaminase encodes MGPTEELLRDARARLAAAPRESLGRERTSRWRADRIVPAGAAWHLGVLLLTDEGVLSTAEILRAAEPVRRGYTAESARARAERRAQARRGGFAEGEVVHVGWQVLDAAAVDAGGVSGPLALVEGVPSVRWSPGGLLVPLQGYLDERIALAIGT; translated from the coding sequence ATGGGGCCGACCGAGGAGCTGCTGCGCGATGCCCGCGCGCGCCTCGCCGCGGCACCGCGCGAGTCGCTGGGCCGCGAGCGCACCTCGCGGTGGCGTGCCGATCGGATCGTCCCCGCGGGTGCCGCCTGGCACCTCGGCGTGCTGCTGCTCACAGATGAAGGCGTGCTGTCGACCGCCGAGATCCTGCGCGCCGCCGAGCCCGTGCGGCGCGGCTACACGGCCGAGTCGGCGCGGGCGAGAGCAGAGCGGAGGGCGCAGGCGCGTCGAGGTGGTTTCGCCGAGGGCGAGGTCGTGCACGTCGGATGGCAGGTGCTCGACGCAGCTGCGGTCGACGCGGGCGGAGTGTCGGGCCCTCTGGCCCTGGTCGAGGGGGTGCCGAGCGTGCGGTGGTCGCCGGGTGGCCTGCTCGTGCCGCTGCAGGGCTATCTCGACGAGCGCATCGCGCTCGCCATCGGAACCTGA
- a CDS encoding glutamine amidotransferase-related protein yields the protein MSSVLYVCVRPERSAADAEHRSFRRGLGVGSLDRLDLLHASLETVEWQQYEGFVIGGSPFNVTDAEKDEYQRAVEHDLERIARRALDGDATALFTCYGIGVVTRMLGGEVHTGQPEQASATSVQLTDAGIGDPLFGPGAPTMSVFTAHKESARETPPGAVLLATNDACTVQAYRVGERLYATQFHPEASPQDFADRMAVYRASGYFDPRDYERTERAILDASVDGHDLLARFPELLRG from the coding sequence ATGTCCTCGGTGCTGTACGTGTGCGTCCGACCGGAGCGGAGCGCGGCCGACGCCGAGCACCGCTCGTTCCGGCGCGGACTGGGCGTCGGCTCCCTGGACCGCCTTGACCTGCTGCACGCCTCACTCGAGACGGTGGAGTGGCAGCAGTACGAGGGCTTCGTCATCGGCGGATCGCCGTTCAACGTGACGGATGCCGAGAAGGACGAGTATCAGCGGGCGGTGGAGCACGACCTCGAGCGGATCGCCCGGCGTGCGCTCGACGGCGACGCGACCGCGCTGTTCACCTGCTACGGCATCGGCGTCGTGACACGGATGCTGGGTGGCGAGGTGCACACCGGTCAGCCCGAGCAGGCCAGCGCGACCAGTGTGCAGCTGACCGATGCGGGCATCGGCGATCCGCTGTTCGGCCCCGGCGCGCCCACGATGTCGGTCTTCACCGCGCACAAGGAGTCAGCGCGCGAGACGCCGCCGGGAGCCGTGCTGCTCGCCACCAACGACGCCTGCACCGTGCAGGCGTATCGGGTCGGCGAGCGGCTGTACGCCACGCAGTTCCACCCTGAGGCGTCGCCCCAGGACTTCGCCGATCGGATGGCGGTGTACCGGGCATCCGGCTATTTCGACCCGCGCGACTACGAGCGCACCGAGCGCGCGATCCTCGATGCGTCCGTCGACGGCCACGACCTGCTGGCGCGCTTCCCTGAGCTTCTGCGCGGCTGA
- a CDS encoding ATP-dependent Clp protease ATP-binding subunit — protein sequence MPNDFNEAGSGSFDEFLARYLAGERNRQARSIDLARFLTARTQQVLQRAGRFALERGQTDLDSLHVLRVIVEDDAVSQAIRHIGVDPQAIVAAVDAGLPVPAEPAALSAATITPGASRALFHSYQVARSSGATYIDPEHLFFALVLAQDVPAGQILARVGVTPEALTQGLREPVTAGADTDEGTAEQASATPMLDQYGLDLTARARAGELDPVIGRAEEIEQAIEILSRRTKNNPVLIGEAGVGKTAIVEGLARAIVENAVPAQLADRRVIALDLPAMLSGTRYRGDFEERLTMTMDEIAAHKGEIIVFIDEVHTVVGAGGSGDGGMDAGNILKPRLARGDLHLVGATTLSEYRRIEKDPALERRFQPVRVSEPSTDDAVLILEGLLPAYQQHHSVTYTADAVRAAVELSARYLPDRVLPDKAIDLIDQAGARLRLRLGVVPDVDKMVARLDELESRKDAAVNAEHYEEASRIRDEIAELQGRIDAAGAPATTAPAAEAVVDESQIAAVVSRATGIPVSRLTETERERLGELEADLHARVIGQDDAVAAVARAVRRSRTGMGDARRPVGSFLFLGPTGVGKTELAKALADRLFPSTGSGQADTANVIRFDMSEFGERHTVSRLVGSPPGYVGYDEAGQLTERVRRNPYSIVLFDEIEKAHPDVFNLLLQVLDDGRLTDGQGRTVDFRNTVIVMTSNIGSEFLASRSGALGFVASQDASANGFASAEDLRARVMGRLREAMRPEFLNRIDEIVLFQKLGRQELGRIVRLMLQATSQRLSARGVSLEVSDAAVEWLGEHGYEPEYGARPLRRLIQREVDDRIADLFVTGELADGGDVRVESAGGGLSVTAGTVHRAAA from the coding sequence ATGCCCAACGACTTCAACGAAGCGGGTTCAGGATCTTTCGACGAGTTCCTGGCCCGTTATCTCGCGGGGGAGCGCAACCGGCAGGCTCGCTCGATCGACCTCGCTCGGTTCCTCACCGCGCGCACCCAGCAGGTCCTGCAACGCGCCGGCCGTTTCGCGCTCGAGCGCGGGCAGACCGATCTCGACTCGCTGCACGTGCTGCGGGTGATCGTCGAGGACGACGCGGTGTCGCAGGCGATCCGGCACATCGGCGTCGACCCGCAGGCCATCGTGGCGGCCGTCGACGCGGGTCTGCCCGTTCCTGCCGAACCCGCGGCCCTGAGCGCCGCGACGATCACGCCGGGCGCCAGCCGTGCGCTGTTCCACTCGTACCAGGTGGCTCGTTCGTCCGGCGCGACCTACATCGACCCCGAGCACCTGTTCTTCGCGCTCGTTCTGGCCCAGGACGTGCCGGCCGGTCAGATCCTCGCCCGCGTCGGCGTCACGCCGGAGGCCCTCACGCAGGGTCTTCGCGAGCCGGTCACCGCGGGAGCCGACACCGATGAGGGCACGGCAGAGCAGGCATCCGCCACTCCCATGCTCGACCAGTACGGGCTCGACCTCACCGCTCGCGCTCGCGCAGGCGAGCTGGACCCCGTCATCGGGCGCGCCGAAGAGATCGAGCAGGCCATCGAGATCCTCAGCCGCCGTACGAAGAACAACCCCGTGCTGATCGGCGAAGCGGGCGTCGGCAAGACGGCGATCGTCGAAGGGCTCGCTCGTGCGATCGTCGAGAACGCCGTGCCCGCGCAGCTCGCAGACCGCCGTGTCATCGCTCTGGATCTGCCGGCGATGCTCTCGGGCACCCGCTACCGCGGTGACTTCGAGGAGCGCCTGACGATGACGATGGATGAGATCGCCGCGCACAAGGGCGAGATCATCGTGTTCATCGATGAGGTGCACACCGTCGTCGGCGCCGGCGGATCGGGCGACGGCGGCATGGACGCCGGGAACATCCTCAAGCCCCGCCTCGCCCGTGGTGATCTGCACCTCGTGGGTGCCACCACGCTGAGCGAGTACCGACGCATCGAGAAGGATCCGGCGCTCGAGCGTCGTTTCCAGCCTGTGAGGGTCTCGGAGCCGTCGACCGACGACGCCGTGCTGATCCTCGAGGGCCTGCTGCCCGCCTACCAGCAGCACCACTCCGTGACGTACACCGCCGACGCCGTGCGTGCCGCCGTCGAGCTGAGTGCGCGCTATCTGCCCGACAGGGTGCTGCCCGATAAGGCCATCGACCTGATCGATCAGGCCGGCGCGCGGCTGAGGCTGCGCCTCGGCGTGGTGCCCGACGTCGATAAGATGGTGGCCCGGCTCGACGAGCTCGAGTCGCGGAAGGACGCCGCGGTGAACGCGGAGCACTACGAGGAGGCCTCGCGCATCCGTGACGAGATCGCGGAGCTTCAGGGCCGGATCGATGCCGCGGGCGCGCCTGCGACGACTGCGCCGGCTGCCGAGGCCGTCGTCGACGAGTCGCAGATCGCCGCCGTGGTGTCGCGGGCGACGGGCATCCCCGTGAGCCGTCTCACCGAGACCGAGCGCGAGCGGCTCGGCGAGCTCGAAGCCGACCTGCACGCGCGCGTGATCGGGCAGGACGACGCGGTGGCCGCGGTGGCTCGGGCCGTGCGGCGCAGCCGCACCGGCATGGGCGACGCTCGTCGTCCCGTCGGATCGTTCCTGTTCCTCGGTCCGACCGGTGTGGGCAAGACCGAGCTGGCGAAGGCTCTCGCCGACCGCCTGTTCCCCTCGACAGGCTCAGGGCAGGCGGACACGGCGAACGTGATCCGCTTCGACATGAGCGAGTTCGGCGAGCGGCACACCGTGTCTCGCCTGGTCGGGTCCCCTCCCGGCTACGTGGGGTACGACGAGGCCGGTCAGCTCACCGAGCGGGTGCGGCGCAACCCCTACTCGATCGTGCTGTTCGATGAGATCGAGAAAGCGCACCCCGACGTGTTCAACCTGCTGCTGCAGGTGCTCGACGACGGACGCCTCACCGACGGGCAGGGCCGCACGGTCGACTTCCGCAACACGGTGATCGTGATGACCTCGAACATCGGCTCGGAGTTCCTGGCCTCGCGCTCTGGGGCCCTCGGTTTCGTGGCGTCGCAGGATGCCTCGGCGAACGGCTTCGCGTCGGCGGAGGACCTGCGGGCTCGAGTGATGGGCAGGCTGCGCGAGGCGATGCGGCCGGAGTTCCTGAATCGCATCGACGAGATCGTGCTGTTCCAGAAGCTCGGTCGCCAGGAGCTGGGCCGGATCGTCCGGCTCATGCTGCAGGCGACCTCGCAGCGCCTGTCCGCTCGCGGCGTCTCACTCGAGGTGTCGGATGCCGCTGTCGAGTGGCTGGGCGAGCACGGCTACGAGCCGGAGTACGGCGCGCGTCCGCTGCGCCGCCTCATCCAGCGTGAGGTCGACGACCGCATCGCAGACCTGTTCGTGACCGGTGAGCTCGCTGACGGCGGCGACGTGCGGGTCGAATCCGCAGGAGGCGGGCTGTCGGTCACCGCGGGCACGGTCCACCGCGCGGCTGCCTGA
- a CDS encoding LysR substrate-binding domain-containing protein: MKNDRRRAPKGGRPRPAKTQKPAQKRTPRPAAQPAPPADQTPRRFRLGVIPGATPGKWVDAWRERMPHVGMDVVPITVAGQRAALDDLDAALVRLPLDDRDSLHVIPLYDEVPVVVAPIDSFLMATDSLTADDLTGQVLITPGDDVLGPLDLPTQTPSFPTIETTEDSVATVASGVGILIVPMSLARLHHRRDVDYRPLLGGRTSTVALAWLRDATTPDVETFVGIVRGRTANSSR; encoded by the coding sequence GTGAAGAACGACCGGCGCCGCGCTCCGAAGGGTGGGCGTCCGCGCCCGGCGAAGACACAGAAGCCGGCACAGAAGCGCACGCCTCGCCCTGCGGCGCAGCCTGCGCCCCCGGCAGACCAGACGCCGCGCCGGTTCCGGCTCGGCGTCATCCCGGGCGCCACCCCGGGCAAGTGGGTGGACGCCTGGAGGGAGCGCATGCCGCACGTCGGCATGGACGTCGTGCCCATCACGGTCGCCGGTCAGCGTGCAGCCCTCGACGATCTCGATGCCGCGCTGGTGCGTCTTCCCCTCGACGACCGCGACTCCCTGCACGTGATCCCGCTGTACGACGAGGTTCCCGTCGTCGTGGCGCCCATCGACTCGTTCCTGATGGCGACGGACAGCCTCACGGCCGACGATCTCACCGGACAGGTGCTGATCACCCCCGGCGATGACGTGCTCGGGCCGCTCGATCTGCCCACGCAGACACCGTCGTTCCCGACGATAGAGACCACGGAAGACTCCGTCGCGACCGTGGCCTCCGGCGTCGGCATCCTCATCGTGCCGATGTCGCTCGCCCGGCTGCACCACCGCCGAGACGTCGACTACCGTCCGCTCCTCGGCGGGCGGACCTCGACCGTCGCACTGGCGTGGCTGCGTGACGCGACCACGCCGGACGTCGAGACGTTCGTCGGCATCGTGCGCGGACGCACCGCGAACTCGTCACGCTGA
- a CDS encoding transferase, with product MGKNYIDIEDDQGATLRYRKHVNGRGLVAHGAKVHPKALIEAGAYVEPGARVGAGARVARGAWVEPDAVIGENARIDAHAHIGVGAAVGDGAWIGVRTEIGAGARVARGTRIGHDESVAPGLTVITDRKGLWLAA from the coding sequence GTGGGCAAGAACTACATCGATATCGAGGACGACCAGGGCGCCACGCTGCGCTACCGCAAGCACGTCAATGGCCGCGGACTCGTCGCACACGGCGCGAAGGTGCATCCGAAGGCCCTCATCGAAGCCGGCGCCTATGTCGAACCGGGCGCTCGCGTCGGCGCCGGTGCGCGGGTCGCGCGCGGCGCCTGGGTGGAGCCGGATGCCGTGATCGGCGAGAACGCGCGGATCGACGCGCACGCGCACATCGGCGTCGGAGCGGCCGTCGGCGACGGCGCGTGGATCGGCGTCCGCACCGAGATCGGCGCGGGAGCGCGGGTCGCACGGGGAACGCGCATCGGCCACGACGAGAGCGTCGCCCCCGGTCTCACCGTCATCACCGACCGCAAGGGACTCTGGCTCGCCGCCTGA
- a CDS encoding DNA-formamidopyrimidine glycosylase family protein translates to MPEGDTIYRAAKRLDAALREQEVTRFDLRVPRLATADLRGRTVHDVVPRGKHLLMRIGEFTLHSHLRMDGAWFTYRPGEKWRHPAFKVRAIVGTAEHEAVGVDIAEVKLVPTRDEGQLVDYLGPDPLSENWDLDEAIRRLSADTRPIHVALLDQRNVAGFGNEYAAELLFLRGVRPETPTPDVDVPALLDLGVRTIRANRDRMDRTFTGDARRGFTDWVYGRAGRSCRRCGTRIRKGELGADPTRERITFWCPNCQR, encoded by the coding sequence GTGCCTGAGGGCGACACGATCTATCGCGCCGCGAAGCGCCTCGACGCCGCGCTGCGCGAGCAGGAGGTGACCCGCTTCGACCTGCGCGTGCCGCGCCTGGCCACAGCCGACCTCAGAGGGCGGACGGTGCACGACGTCGTTCCTCGCGGCAAGCACCTGCTGATGCGGATCGGCGAGTTCACCCTGCATTCCCATCTGCGCATGGACGGAGCATGGTTCACCTATCGCCCGGGCGAGAAGTGGCGTCATCCCGCATTCAAGGTGCGCGCGATCGTGGGCACCGCCGAACACGAAGCAGTCGGCGTCGACATCGCCGAGGTGAAGCTGGTGCCCACCCGCGACGAGGGCCAGCTGGTCGACTACCTCGGACCCGACCCGCTCTCCGAGAACTGGGATCTGGACGAGGCGATCCGGCGCCTCAGCGCAGACACTCGTCCCATCCACGTCGCCCTGCTCGACCAGCGCAACGTCGCAGGGTTCGGCAACGAGTATGCGGCGGAACTGCTGTTCCTGCGCGGTGTCCGGCCCGAGACGCCGACGCCGGACGTGGATGTTCCCGCCCTGCTCGACCTCGGCGTGCGCACCATCAGGGCGAACCGCGACCGAATGGATCGCACTTTCACGGGAGACGCCAGGCGGGGCTTCACCGACTGGGTCTACGGGCGCGCGGGCCGCTCGTGCCGACGCTGCGGCACCCGCATCCGCAAGGGCGAGCTGGGCGCCGATCCGACCCGCGAGCGCATCACATTCTGGTGTCCGAACTGTCAGCGGTGA
- a CDS encoding EI24 domain-containing protein, with protein sequence MLSEFFTGVRYLGRGFGYWRRRPGLMALGLVPGLIALALLAAAIVPLLLNLGGITTWATPFADGWDPFWRNALRTAVGVLAVIAILALASVTFTALTLLIGDPFYQRIWRAVETDLGGDVPEGDGGFLVALGESIRLIALGALVALLALASGFVPLIGAPLAAVVSVLLTGRLLARELTGRALNARDIPTAERSRLFSGRRARLLGFGAATQLCFMVPLGAVFTMPTAVAGATVLARDLLHQRSSTAAHRA encoded by the coding sequence ATGCTCAGCGAGTTCTTCACCGGCGTCCGCTACCTCGGGCGCGGCTTCGGGTACTGGCGGCGGCGCCCCGGGCTGATGGCGCTCGGTCTCGTGCCCGGCCTCATCGCCCTCGCGCTGCTTGCCGCCGCGATCGTTCCGCTGCTGCTGAACCTCGGTGGCATCACCACCTGGGCGACACCGTTCGCCGACGGGTGGGATCCGTTCTGGCGCAACGCCCTGCGTACCGCCGTCGGGGTGCTCGCGGTGATCGCGATCCTGGCGCTGGCGAGCGTGACGTTCACCGCGCTCACGCTGCTGATCGGCGACCCGTTCTACCAGCGGATCTGGCGTGCTGTCGAGACCGACCTCGGCGGCGATGTACCCGAGGGAGACGGCGGATTCCTCGTGGCGCTCGGCGAGAGCATCCGGCTGATCGCGCTCGGTGCGCTCGTCGCCCTGCTGGCGCTGGCATCGGGGTTCGTGCCACTCATCGGTGCTCCGCTCGCCGCCGTCGTGAGCGTGCTGCTGACCGGCCGCCTGCTCGCGCGCGAGCTGACCGGCCGTGCGCTGAACGCGCGCGACATCCCGACTGCCGAGCGTTCGCGGCTCTTCTCGGGGCGGCGGGCCCGCCTGCTCGGATTCGGCGCGGCGACCCAGCTGTGCTTCATGGTGCCCCTCGGCGCGGTGTTCACCATGCCGACCGCGGTCGCCGGAGCCACCGTGCTGGCGCGCGACCTGCTGCATCAGCGCTCGTCGACAGCGGCGCACCGTGCCTGA